The genomic region GTGTTAGTTGAGATGAAATGATGGCTCTGTGTTTGAAGATCACAATCTAAAGAGGAAGGAAATACAGGGAAAGCAAACAAGAAGCTCTTAAAAGTGTCTATACAAACAACCGTATacatatttgatcaaaatatttaGGAAAAAGGTTTTATAAAATTACCGTTTAAAATTTCCCAGTTGCTTTCTGATACAACGTTTATATCAAATATCGTGGCATCTGAAGAATTAAATGGGGTTATTAACTAAAAATACCATAACAATTTTTTAAACATTGACttcaaaagaaatataaaaaaataacttctttttatttaaactatttgcCAAAggtgcattttacattttatatagttaCTTGGTGTgctaaaacaagtaaaaataaaataaataaaaaaaactttataggtatataataataaaaataataataataataataaatatttaaaaaacaaaaaaacaacaacagccctGTAATAGTATCACAGCGACACTAAAATATCACAGATATCAAATTATTACCTATGAAAACCAATAGGGAAgctgatttgtgtttttttttttattctcagctTGACTGTATTCTTTTGAATAAGTATGACAGCagcaatcatttaaaataacaatagatAACACGCTATAGCATActctagaaatatatatatatatatattattaaagattatttttataatgcacTATTAATCTGACTTAATATagtccctaaaaaaaaaaaagaaaaaaaaaaaaggctgtctgattattattatttttttaatgactttttttcttaccACTGACCCGGAGGTTTTAGTATCTGATAAACAGGTATTTGACCTCTCTTCCCTCTGCCCCATTCACTTATACAATCTGTCCGATGGCCTTTTGATTGCTTTTGACACCCTGCTGACGACTACTGCCTCTCTCACTCATATCTTGATCGGGCGGCCTATGGCTGCCTTCCTCACCATTCACTGTTACAATGGCCTTTAATGGCTCTCCCCCCACATTCACCTCATTGAGGCTGGATCTGTGATGCGTTCCTCTGAACCACACCTTACGGGGCAGTTAAGAGTCTTTACCGGGGGAGCTCGTGTCTCCTCTTGCCAAATTCTGTTTAGATGGATGAGCTGGAGAGGAGAAACAAGCATTTCAGCTTCAGTTTCTTTCAGAGAACAAGCTTTTTCAGCTTCAACCTAAAACGAATATTAGGAGAAATTAAACATTGACAGGTGTTTCAGAAGAATCCAAGATTTGAGATAAAGCATACACTTTTGACAATCAAAGTCTGTGATATTCATATAGCTGGTGCAAACCATCCATACGATTCAACTTGATTTATGGAATACTGTTTGCCCCAGTGCATTTAAAGAGAAGTAATtgaaaatataacacaatataaatcttataaaacaaattaaaataaaaaagtaatctaaCTGAAGTCAAATGTattcattatttaatatacactaaTAGCCTATTTTATTTATGTGATACAGAACATCTTAATTGCTTGGAAATAaactatgattaaaaaaaaaattggggtcagtaagacttttttttccattccattttaaataaatgctttacatTCGAACTTTCACTTCATTTAAGAATTATGAAAAAGTATCAGCTTCCAcaaaaaagcagcacaactgtattcaacatttataataataaaaatctgcaCATTATTAAAATTTATGGGAaaccacgtgacactgaagattatactaatgactgctaaaaattcagctttacattttaaaatatatggaaatagaaaatgttaatattaaatagcaacaatatttcagaatattactgtttttactattttttttaatcaaataaatgcagtcttgctgAGCATAAGGGACATATTTcatgacccaaaacttttgaatgcagTATCAGAACAGAAGATCTTAAATCATAACCGTAATCACAGCTAATGTATTCAAAAGTGTGATTGTTTTATAGCTCATATGCAATAACATCATCACCTATACACTTCaagaaattaatatataatacatttaagtttatttatttacactaaaGTGATTTGAGCACAGGAACCTCAATGTCTCTCTGTTTTAGTCTAACTAATATTTAATTTCCTGACACTACCATtctataagtaaataaaaaaggatTTGATATTGTACTGAgtgttttaaagaagaaaaaaacaaagatcGCTATGAGAGCGAGAAAGAGACTTCATATTAAAGTTATGAAATTAAACAGAAATATTCTTAATctgaaaaaagtatattttgttgttttagatcAGCATTGATAAAGACAACCAAAAGTCCACAATAAGAAAATAATACTCAGATAAGGAGAGAGAAATACTGTGTATTTCTTATACACAATAATCAGAAAAGGTGCTTCTGGAGGCAGCTTTGCCCAAAAACATGGAGACTGGTTCAAAAATGACATCTAGCTGAAAAAGATACTAATAAAGATTCCTAACACAACCCTAAATAGAATCGGTTTTAAAAGGGAGGTGACATAAAAAGATGAGAAAACCAACCCCAGATTTAAAGAATGAAGATGTGGTGCAAAGAAACCGCATTAAAAGGCCGGTCTGAGTTTCCACTGAGAGTTTGCGGTGCAAGAGTTCTTTCAGATTTCATATATGTGCATCTGagtaaaaagaaaactttttaacCACTGctgtcttttacttttatttacccGATTGACTACAtaccatcttcttcttcttcagtatCTTTAGTTTGGGTGTTTTTCTCACTTTGTTCTGAGATCTTCCAGAAAAAACAGTCATAGTTTTTTCATTCGTGTGTGGTGTAACAGATTCAGTGTTAGACCTATTCTAAATgtatgcaggtgtgtgtgtgtgtgtgtgtgtccaggtcAGTTGTGGGAGTGTCCATTTCTCTGGGAGTGCAACGTGGAGTCGTCAAACAGTGGGTTTTTCACTTCCATCTCTCCAGTCTAGAGAATCAAATATATATTACTTATTTGAATTAATAGGGTCATAAAAACACATGCTAAACAGAGACACCACATGCTGAAGAActgctaaatgcaaaaatgtctACACACCGGTGCCAGTCCGGGGCACTCGTACACAGTGAAATCTCCCACTTCATTCTCCTCATCTGATGTGGCCCCGGACTCTGAGACTTTAGGTTCTGCTTTATGTCTGTGTTCAAAATCAAAACAATTCTTTTAAATGTCTATAACAGATATAACACATTTTATGATACTTCCATGCAAAGATtagtaaatacatatttttcacaAAGTTATGGCTGTTTTAACTCCATTGTCATTGTGTCACACAGCAAGTAGAATGATATGAAAGTGGAAGCAAATAAAAAGGAACATTACATGCATTTTCACATTCATGCTCTTGTTCAGCATTCTCTTTATGTGACTTATGATAAAAATTCACAAATAATGTTAAAGGAAATCaccaggacagagagagagagagagctgagaaGAGATAATGCAGCTGAAGCGACTAAACTGATGAAGAGATCTTGTGCTTACTTGTCCATTGAAAGCATCTGTTGTTTCTGATGCTGGTAGTGATACATCTGAGCACTGTGAGCCAGATTTGCATCCCCAGACTAAAACATGGAGAGACATGGTCGATTACAAAAGTGTCaaagtgattattttatttttggatgtaTGGACTGGTATTAAAGTGAATGCTCTTACTGAAGTATGATTATTATTAGGGCCTGCAGCATGAAAGGCAGGGTAATCAACTTTCTGGGCCAGACGAGTTTCTCTCTGTACCCTGTAAATAAAAAAGGCTAAAGTTGGCAATAGAAAACACTGAGATTTACACTGAAATGTAGATTGTTTAAAAGAAATACACACCtaatttctttaaattatttgtCAACTAAGGGTGCACAgaacgtaaaaaataaaaaaattaattaaaatgagaatatttttataattatataaaattatataaaaaagacatttaaagaatataaaaaatgaattatttatatactcaaataatatgtatttttcttatttaaaagaaTCTAtacatggaatttttttttttgctagatttataaataatattcaaactattgtatgaaaaaaacaaaacagaatattaaacataatattaaaaatattataaataaatatttatagtatgcaatacaaaataataaaaaaataagagatGGCCATTTTTGTTTTTGACCTTTCAATAAAATAGTTAAATACCACAgaattcatttttactttttgttgttaaattgaactttttttttttacgttgcgGGATGCAAGACAATTTCAGCAATAAAAgtgaaattgaaaactgaaattTAGAAAAGCTTCTATCTTTATCAGGTCATTAGACTGAACAGGAAGTTTGTTAAAAACACACTATAGGGCATGATAAAGGTTTAAGCTGACAAACTGAATCATGGATAAatagaaataacaataataaaaaaagattcaacTTACCTGATCCAGCAGACTGCAGCGATGATGAGCGCCATGGATCCCATGATGATGCATAAAGATATCATCACTGCTCCCAGTTACAAACACATACAATTacaagacagacagaaaaactaTGAGAAGAACTGTCATAAACAGATCGAAATGAGGTAACGGTACACTCTCAATAACAGCATGTGCATGAAGTGTGCACATTAACTGACACATGCCAGAGACGTTTCGATACAATTCAGAAAGGCTCACAGTGTACTAACATCTGAGGACAAGCCAATTATAAAAGTAACATCATGTGATGAGCCTGCTgttaaaatggctttaaaaataGAACACAGaaagatttctgtggaaaccGGGTCAAAAAGCATactgaaatgataaaaataaaatcaagtcaCAACACACTGATCATAATTAGGctttaaataaaatcagaaaaaacCTAGTGACACATACAGACTAGCAGGCTGTCTCTGGAAGAGTGGGGGGAGATGATCGGCCCATGGCGGTTGGATGAGTTTGTGACTGGTGTGGGAGATTTAGGGGTCTGGTGTGTTGGTATCAATGGGCCACTGGTCGCTGGTTCTACAGTTGTGGCTTTGTACAGACTCTTCTGCTTCGATTCTGACTGAGATTGCGGAGAAGACTGAGAGCGAGAGTCTAAAGAGGTGAAGAAAGAAAAATGGcataaaaataactgttaacaacAAAATTTCAGCTGATTTGCAAAAAGGCCTAATATTACCTAGTTTGATGATGCAAAAAATTTAccatcactgttttttttaatacaaaagaagatttttCAAATTATATATGTTTCAGCTTTAATGCACTTATCAAAAAAAGCAGTCTAACATCAAAAAGTTATAATGAAAAAGAATGtataaaaactaaatgtaaatctGCACACGAgttgaaaatattttcaaatattacatttaatatcaaTGAGTTTTACATAAACACAAGATtataaataaacatgctttttacacaaaatctgaaatgttttggATGACGCAAAACACCTGCAGATGTAGCATCATGCATTTACTGGCCATCATTACCCTTTAAATCAGAATTTGgaataaaatcatgttttcagaatcattcatacatgtacaaatgggCTGAGAGTTAAACAAATAGTTCTAATCTGGCTCAGAGGAAGACAGGAGTCATGTCTTTGTGGCAGTTTTTCATGTGATGAAGGGATAATACAACACTTCTTCACCTTATAAATAGttgttgaaaagaaaaaaatgatcagATCAGATTTTGTGAAAGGGTGTGACGTCCAACAGTAAAACTGCCACTAGTTTTGGAATCAAAAAACTGCTAAATTAGTAAGTAACAAGAACTGGTTTTGATTCAACACATATGATATAGGACAGTattcatttttgtcattattttagcattacattttttttttatctaatgtttCTCATGTTACGGCAATACATTCCCGTTTGCAGTATCTTTCCACTGTTAAGTACGCAGCAAATGTTTCTGCGAATCAAATGTACCGTTATTTGTCACACTGGCGAAGCACACCACATTTAAACAGAAACTTCACACATAGTAAAGAGGGAGCAAGGGGCAATGTTCAGATGGGGTTTGTTATGAATCATGACCGCTATAACCGCTTCACTACCTCGCTAACCATAACCACATAGATTCAAAGAACACACAGTCCAAACCTGGCTGTTTGACTTGTAACATTTGCTGCTTGGCAATGACAGAGGACAGATAGTCGATTTCTTCATCAACAACAGGATGGGAGGCTGTGGAAATAAAGATAGAATGTGAtatgataaaaacaataatatatatatatataatcaaatacaaacaaacatggtTCTGCCACTGAACAGGCACAAAAGGCACAGTAccatgtttacattttttctgtacttTATCCCAAACTTAGTTCAGCTTACTCAATTGTATTGGGAGTAGaattgtgccggtattcggtaatgcgatatattgcggtgattaatatacACACGATATTGTTATTGTGGGTACTTCTAAATATCatgtataaatatacattacaaataattcagaatttggaatgcattttaagaatattattcccatcagctgcttaaaatgcacaacatcgctgtgagctgcttgaaagagcgcatgcgctctgatgtaaacaagcggcgcatgagaagcacatggaggaacacatgagagatgcgctgaatgaaagcacattcactctctgacagcagatggcgctaaaatgCAAGCGTTATTTAAAAttggttatttaaaattaaataattttaaataaccattcagatttgtgttttccctagtgtttattacagagccaactactgaaatatttagacttaataggctatttatcttcaaacattttttattttattttatttttttatctggactacaaatgccctagatattgtttgaaagtgttttgaccTTTTATTGTTCaatcacactttacattatggcttcattagttaacataaactgccaatgaaaaaactATTCTGAATATTCATtaaatcttaggtattccaatatttaataacacattgttaaaattgaaagttgcaactgtgttatttaatgaactaacatgaactaagacttgtattttttaacaaagattaataacttctatagtaaatgtagctattgctcattgtttagatgtgcatttattgaatgagcactatgcgatgtccgaactgattacactacattttatgtattgcactgtattttatgtaaaatcattttctatttttaaaccgtcttaaattcattttaagtccatttttaaataattttcattttcaagttcttaaattgcttgttttatttttgtgattatttttctttttttactttcttttatgtaaagcactttgaattacaattgtgtacgaaatgtactatataaataaacttgccttgaatgttaatgcattaactaaggttaactaatgaggtcttactgtaaagtgatacctattggtttttatagtttaaaacatttaacttttatatatttttctgtattgctttattgttttaaatgtttagttatttttattattagaaaaagttatttaaccttttatattgtattatgaccactttttaaaacaaaatttcaataccgtgataacaccgtataccgtgataaaagcattatcaattaactgCAACAGGAacatttgataccggcatatccctaattGGGAGTAAATTATGAAACTTTGGTCTATGAGAGAAGTGTGTTGACTGGATTGTGTGTGTcctgagagtgagagtgtgcCAGAGTGCTGTTTGTTTGACACGCTCTAAAGGGAAAATAAAGGCAGCACGTGGTTTAATAGCACGCTTGGCCAGACAGTAACTGCATTCCAAGACTATGGAAGATCATCTCTCTTGACAaccagcctgtgtgtgtgtgtgtgtgtgtgtgtgtggccaatGAGAGGGTGTGTATGACCGCTCATAACCTCTTACACACTGGAACACAACACTAACTCCGGCAACGTTCAGAAGGGAAAGAGCTGTGAGGGTTGAACCATTGAATCAGTAAACTGATTTTAAAGAACTGATTCACAGAAAGGAATCAAAACTCTtgaataaatcaatttaaatagaaGGCAATATTGAGAATAATTCAGTCTTAGCACTTCCATACTCAGCAGCATTATTTAAGAGAAAATGTATCAACATAATAATTTTCTATTAATTAACTAATATTCATTAAATTATCCAGCACTGGTAGTACATGATCTATCAGCAACaaaataatatcatatatatgGTCAAAGTTCATTATGTCATCATATATGTCAACAATATTGAATAAACTATAAATATTCATTACTTCATTCAAACCCAGCTgataaattttatataataaaaaaataacactgaatatattgttaatattatttacacCATCCAGCCCTAttgattaattttatatataaaaaaagattacacTGAATACATTGTACATTATGAACAAATCCTAgtggttaattttattttattatcaatataattatataaaatatatcagtaacagtttacaataaaattaataataaaatgataatataataaaataatattaatgcattaactaacaatgagtaatacaaatctttgttaatgtcagataaataaaataatattgaataCACTATAAATATTAACTGTATTATCCAGCCCTGGTTGGTTAATTTTATACagtccaataaaaaaaattgttttttttagatcTAATAATATCGAGTAGATCATAATGtaatatatcacccagccctgttttttttcctcttcctttAAACACACATTGACACATCGacaaaagtcacacacacacacacacacacacgcacacacacacacacgcacgcacacacgcacacacacaaagttaACAGCCATGACAATGCATGGTGAGGTGTTGCATTTGGTACAAAGCTTGTGTCTGCAAAGAGCTGGGAAACAAATAAAGTGTCATTTCCATACAGCAACCTTATGCTGATCATCAACCTTGCACATAAAACTTTCCTCAGCACTGTACCGCAGAGAGCTAACAGACCGGGGCTACTAGAAAGCAGAAAGTTTATTGTGATGCAGACAGGTTTGTGTTTAGTCTACAGAAGACTAGCCATCTGCCTGATGTGACAAAACAGAACCGCACATATCACTGTCTCCACAGCAGGTGTCAAAGGAGGCGGATCAAACCATCTGCACTTATGAGGGGACAAGTGGACCTGTAAATCTGGTTTACACATAAAGGGGACATTTACAAACAGTCCAGCCTGACTAGAGCTGATGTACGAGCAGCAGAATTAACTATTTCATAAAGACTCAGCAGGTGCTAGATGTACAAAAGCAACTATTGCCACAATTTTACATGTAATTTAATCTGTAAACACCATAATGAATCAAACTTTTATGAAATCAAATGAGTATTTGTTAAAAGTGTATAAGTTTATATCAAATGAGTATTTGtgaaaagtgaataaataaagattaattttaAACTAAGATTATATTATTTGATTTTCATTGCTCACTACAAGAATGTACTGATGGGAAAAttcacactgttaaaaaaaaagtttttttaagctgtaaataaaacaaaaagatgaCTGGAGTGCGTTTCTTAGTTAGAcactattttagtctttctatTTCAAAACTTCATGTTTAagtcaatgtgttacttgctgtttttgtgtaactgaaattaattagctatttctgagtgaaaattgttcctAAACAAATTTGATACCACAGACCATTTACTGTTGAATTTGCATGTAAAACAAGCattttaaccttaaaaaaaagaatgcatgaatttGTATGACTCCTGAGTTTTGTTAGTTTATCATGCAGCTTTCAATAACTAGTCAGATACAAAAGCTCTGACATGCATCTAAATCCAAACGGCAAAAAGAAGGCTATTTTTGAAGTTTTGGACGTGTTTATACGGCCATCTAGTGGTGACTTCACTAAGTGCATTGGTCAGAGATTATCAGGTGTTTTTGACAGAGGATTGACTGCTCAAATCAAAAACGATGTAGTGATGACACATCAATACAactcaaatcaaaaaaaaaaaaaaaaggtacaattaTTCTGTATTATGTGATTCAATGAAATGCAAGTTAACACCGAAATAGTACAACCAGacagtctgtttcagtcaatgtgaatcaga from Carassius carassius chromosome 47, fCarCar2.1, whole genome shotgun sequence harbors:
- the LOC132130668 gene encoding neural proliferation differentiation and control protein 1-like, whose protein sequence is MLFSPSQSARRARASLILPGVLICVILAAVGATVPANKCPDHIDCARKGRHFCKPGSSYCGPCLTPLEEDEAGRCVSHSTHFPRDHHHGISTASHPVVDEEIDYLSSVIAKQQMLQVKQPDSRSQSSPQSQSESKQKSLYKATTVEPATSGPLIPTHQTPKSPTPVTNSSNRHGPIISPHSSRDSLLVLMISLCIIMGSMALIIAAVCWIRVQRETRLAQKVDYPAFHAAGPNNNHTSSGDANLAHSAQMYHYQHQKQQMLSMDKHKAEPKVSESGATSDEENEVGDFTVYECPGLAPTGEMEVKNPLFDDSTLHSQRNGHSHN